Genomic window (Candidatus Zixiibacteriota bacterium):
TTCACAATACACCATCAGTCTGCCACGGCGGGATTTCTGACGGAATTCATGTCAATACCGCAGGGGTTTCGACCTATTTCTGGATTCCCGCCTTCGCGGGAATGACAATTGTCATCAATTGACAAATTCTCCCTCACTCCACCTTCCGCACCAGCACTTTTCCATTCTCATCCACCACCCGCCCAATCTTTATATCAACATCATGGTCAAATCCAATCGCCATATTCCCCGCCAGCAATCGCTCCACCAGCTTCCGCTTCACTTCCATAGTCTCCAGCGGAAAGAGGTCCACCGATGCCACATACGGTATTCTGATATGATGCGATGACGGCACAATATCGGCGTAGTACACCGCCGTGAAGCCATCCGAGGTCGCCTCTATCGCCTGATGTCCCGCCGTATGTCCGCCGGTGCGGGTCAATTTAATCCCCGGCATGACTTCGGCATCGCCATCGACCAACTCCAACTGCCCCGCCTTCTCCAGAACCCGCAAACGGTCGGGAATATAGACCGCCGAGGTCCGCTCATTCGGATTGATGGCATCATTCCATTCAATTTTCTGAACGACATATCGCGCCTTCGGAAAACGCGGCACCAGCTTCTCTCCGTCTCTTCTTACCGTACCGCCGGCATGGTCGGTATGAAGATGAGTCAGCAGAACATAATCGATATCGGCAGGCTGCAATCCCAGATTTTTGAGTCCGGAATCGAGGGCGGTCTCCCCTGAGGAAGCATAAATCTTTCTCTCCACCGGTGAGAGGCAGTCTCCCAGTCCGGAATCGAGCAGAAAATTTTTGCCATGCGCTTTCAACAGGAAAAGATTGGTCTCCATCGGCACCAGATTATCGTCATCCGGCGGCAGAAGTTTCCCCCAGATTTTCCGCGGCACCACCCCAAACATTGTCCCTCCGTCGAGCTTGAATCGTTGCTCGACGAAGGGAATTATTTCGAACTTTCCGAATTTCATTCTATCTAAGATAATTTCCGGCAATCACCAGACGCTGCACCTCCGAGGTGCCTTCATAAATCTCGAGCACCCGCTGGTCGCGGTACAGTTTCTCGATAATGGAAAACTCTCCGATATAGCCGTAGCCGCCATGAATCTGCATCGCCCGGTCGATACAAAAGCGCGCCGCTTCCGAGGCAAACAGTTTCGCCTGCGATGCCTCAACCGTGAATTTCTCTCCCTTATCCTGCATCTGCGCCGCTTTGTAAGTCAGCGCCCGGGCCGCTTCCAGATGAGTCGCCATGTCCGCAATCATCCATTGTATCGCCTGAAGTTTCGCAATCGGCGCCCCGAATGCAATGCGGGATTTGGCGTAACTGACCGCTTCATCCAGCGCCCGCTGGGCTATCCCGACTCCCTGCGCCGCCACTCCGATACGCGCCCCATCCAGGGTCGCCATAGCATACCGAAATCCTTTGCCGACTTCACCTAACTGGTGCGAGACCGGAATCTTGTAGTCTTTCAACTCGATTCTACCGGTCGTCGCCGCCCGCATTCCCATTTTATGCTTCAGAGTGAACCCTTTGAACCCCGGACGGTCGGCATCGATAATAATCGCCGAAACCTTGGGGCGCCCTTCATCTTCGTCGCCGATACGGCAGAAGAGCACCGCAAAATCGCAGGCGTCACCATGCATGATAAAAATTTTCTCGCCGTTGATAACAAATTCATTGCCGACAATCTTGGCAATGGTCTGCTGGTTTGCCGCGTCCGAGCCGGCCATCCGCTCCGTCAGCGCAAATGCCGGAATTTTCTCGCCCGAGGCCGCCGCCGGCAGATATTTCTTCTTCTGTTCGTCACTGGCAAAATGTATGAT
Coding sequences:
- a CDS encoding MBL fold metallo-hydrolase; translated protein: MKFGKFEIIPFVEQRFKLDGGTMFGVVPRKIWGKLLPPDDDNLVPMETNLFLLKAHGKNFLLDSGLGDCLSPVERKIYASSGETALDSGLKNLGLQPADIDYVLLTHLHTDHAGGTVRRDGEKLVPRFPKARYVVQKIEWNDAINPNERTSAVYIPDRLRVLEKAGQLELVDGDAEVMPGIKLTRTGGHTAGHQAIEATSDGFTAVYYADIVPSSHHIRIPYVASVDLFPLETMEVKRKLVERLLAGNMAIGFDHDVDIKIGRVVDENGKVLVRKVE
- a CDS encoding acyl-CoA dehydrogenase family protein → TISGGEMRYNVDPRQQAVRDRVKEFAEKEINPVFKDLDRAPEKLPVEYYRKLGKAGLIGFAMPKEYGGEGRSNIEYITLIEELAYWDPATALLAAVPELAVYPIIHFASDEQKKKYLPAAASGEKIPAFALTERMAGSDAANQQTIAKIVGNEFVINGEKIFIMHGDACDFAVLFCRIGDEDEGRPKVSAIIIDADRPGFKGFTLKHKMGMRAATTGRIELKDYKIPVSHQLGEVGKGFRYAMATLDGARIGVAAQGVGIAQRALDEAVSYAKSRIAFGAPIAKLQAIQWMIADMATHLEAARALTYKAAQMQDKGEKFTVEASQAKLFASEAARFCIDRAMQIHGGYGYIGEFSIIEKLYRDQRVLEIYEGTSEVQRLVIAGNYLR